From Camelus bactrianus isolate YW-2024 breed Bactrian camel chromosome 16, ASM4877302v1, whole genome shotgun sequence, the proteins below share one genomic window:
- the PER1 gene encoding period circadian protein homolog 1 isoform X1 — protein MSGPLEGADGGGDPRSEEPFCPGGSPSPRPPQHRPRPGPSLADDTDANSNGSSGNESNGPESRGASQRSSHSSSSGNGKDSALLETTESSKSTNSQSPSPPSSSIAYSLLSASSEQDNPSTSGCSSEQSARARTQKELMTALRELKLRLPPERRGKGRSGTLATLQYALACVKQVQANQEYYQQWSLEEGEPCAMDMSTYTLEELEHITSEYTLRNQDTFSVAVSFLTGRIVYISEQAGLLLRCKRDVFRGTRFSELLAPQDVGVFYGSTAPSRLPTWGTGASAGSGLKDFTQEKSVFCRIRGGPDRDPGPRYQPFRLTPYVTKIRVSDRAPAQPCCLLIAERIHSGYEAPRIPPDKRIFTTRHTPSCLFQDVDERAAPLLGYLPQDLLGAPVLLFLHPEDRPLMLAIHKKILQLAGQPFDHSPIRFCARNGEYVTMDTSWAGFVHPWSRKVAFVLGRHKVRTAPLNEDVFTPPAPSPALSLDPDIQELSEQIHRLLLQPVHSPSPTGLCGVGPVTSPGPLLSPGSSSDSNGDDAEGPGPPAPVTFQQICKDVHLVKHQGQQVFIESRARPLPRPRIPATGTFKAKTLPCQASDPELEVAPAPVQAPLALAPEEAERKEASSCSYQQINCLDSILRYLESCNIPSTTKRKCASSSSCTASSASDDDKQRPSPVSVGTKKDTSAVLSGEGAAPRKEPVVGGTLSPLALANKAESVVSVTSQCSFSSTIVHVGDKKPPESDIIMMEDLPGLPPGPAPSPAPSPMVAPDPAPDAYRPVGLTKAVLSLHTQKEEQAFLSRFRDLSRLRGLKGSSTTPSAPGCHHGPAPPGRRHHCRSKAKRSRHHQTPRAEAPCYVSHPSPVPPSAPWPPPPTTTPFPAVVQPYSLPVFSPRGGPQSLPPAPTSVPPAAFPAPLVTPMVALVLPNYLFPTPSSYPYGVSPAPAEGPLTPASHSPSPPLPALPPSPPHCPDSPLFNSRCSSPLQLNLLQLEEPPRVEGGAVTGGPGSSAGPPPPSEEAAEPDARLVEVTESSNQDALSGSSDLLELLLQEDSRSGTGSAASGSLGSGLGSGSGAGSHEGGSTSASITRSSQSSHTSKYFGSIDSSEAEAGAAQARAEPGDQVIKYVLQDPIWLLMANADQHVMMTYQVPSRDVASVLKQDRERLRAMQKQQPRFSEDQRRELGAVHSWVRKGQLPRALDVMACVDCGSSTQDPGHPDDPLFSEMDGLGLEPMEEGGGEGGSGEGEGGDETLAQTGARVSSSQDLAMEEEEQGGSSFSPALLATENGTS, from the exons ATGAGCGGCCCCCTAGAAGGGGCTGATGGGGGAGGGGACCCCAGGTCGGAGGAACCCTTTTGTCCCGGAGGCTCCCCATCCCCTCGGCCTCCACAGCATCGACCTCGTCCTGGCCCCAGCCTGGCTGATGACACAGACGCCAACAGCAATGGCTCCAGCGGCAATGAGTCCAATGGGCCCGAGTCCAGAGGTGCATCTCAACGGAGCTCACATAGCTCCTCTTCCGGCAATGGCAAGGACTCGGCCCTGCTGGAGACCACTGAGAGCAGCAAGAG CACAAACTCTCAGAGCCCATCCCCACCCAGCAGTTCCATTGCCTACAGCCTCTTGAGTGCCAGCTCAGAGCAGGATAACCCGTCTACCAGTGGCTGCAG CAGTGAACAGTCAGCCAGGGCAAGGACCCAGAAGGAACTCATGACGGCACTGCGGGAGCTCAAGCTTCGGCTGCCACCAGAGCGCAGGGGCAAGGGCCGCTCTGGGACCCTGGCCACGCTACAGTACGCACTGGCCTGTGTCAAGCAGGTGCAGG CCAACCAGGAATACTACCAGCAATGGAGCCTGGAGGAGGGTGAGCCTTGTGCCATGGACATGTCCACCTACACTCTGGAGGAGCTGGAGCACATCACATCTGAATACACGCTTCGCAACCAG GATACCTTCTCCGTGGCTGTCTCCTTCCTGACAGGCCGCATCGTCTACATTTCTGAGCAGGCAGGGCTCCTGCTGCGTTGCAAGCGGGATGTGTTCCGAGGCACCCGCTTCTCAGAGCTCCTGGCTCCCCAGGACGTGGGCGTCTTCTATGGTTCCACTGCCCCATCTCGCCTGCCCACCTGGGGCACTGGGGCCTCGGCAG GTTCAGGCCTCAAGGACTTCACCCAGGAGAAGTCTGTCTTCTGCCGTATCAG agGAGGTCCTGACCGGGATCCAGGGCCTCGATACCAACCATTCCGCCTAACCCCGTATGTGACCAAGATCCGGGTCTCGGACAGGGCCCCCGCACAGCCGTGCTGCCTGCTCATTGCAGAGCGCATCCACTCTGGTTACGAAG CTCCTCGGATTCCCCCCGACAAGAGGATCTTCACCACACGGCACACGCCTAGCTGCCTCTTCCAGGATGTGGATGAAAG GGCTGCCCCACTGCTGGGATACCTCCCCCAGGACCTCCTGGGGGCCCCAGTGCTCCTTTTCCTGCATCCTGAGGACCGACCCCTCATGCTGGCCATCCATAAGAAGA TCCTGCAGCTGGCTGGCCAGCCCTTTGACCACTCCCCTATCCGCTTCTGCGCCCGTAATGGGGAGTATGTCACCATGGATACCAGCTGGGCTGGCTTTGTGCATCCCTGGAGCCGTAAGGTGGCCTTTGTGTTGGGCCGTCACAAAGTACGCAC GGCACCCCTGAACGAGGATGTGTtcacccccccagcccccagccccgctcTGTCCCTGGACCCTGACATCCAGGAGCTCTCCGAGCAGATCCACCGGCTGCTATTACAG CCTGtgcacagccccagccccacagggCTCTGTGGAGTCGGCCCTGTGACTTCCCCAGGCCCTCTCCTCAGCCCTGGCTCCTCCAGTGACAGCAATGGAGATGATGCTGAGGGACCTGGGCCTCCTGCCCCG GTGACTTTCCAGCAGATCTGTAAGGATGTGCATCTGGTGAAGCATCAGGGGCAGCAGGTTTTTATTGAGTCCCGGGCCAGGCCTCTGCCCCGGCCCCGCATCCCTG CTACAGGTACATTCAAGGCTAAGACCCTTCCTTGCCAAGCCTCAGACCCAGAGTTGGAGGTGGCCCCTGCTCCAGTCCAGGCCCCACTAGCCTTGGCCCCTGAGGAGGCTGAGAGGAAAGAAGCCTCCAGTTGCTCCTACCAGCAGATCAACTGCCTGGACAGCATCCTCAG GTACCTGGAAAGCTGCAACATCCCCAGCACGACCAAGCGCAAAtgcgcctcctcctcctcctgcaccgCCTCTTCAGCCTCCGATGACGACAAGCAGAGACCAAGCCCTGTCTCTGTGGGGACCAAGAAAG ATACGTCGGCAGTGCTGTCTGGGGAGGGGGCCGCCCCTCGGAAGGAGCCGGTGGTGGGAGGCACCTTGAGCCCGCTCGCCCTGGCCAATAAGGCGGAGAGTGTGGTGTCTGTCACCAGTCAGTGTAGCTTCAGCTCCACCATCGTCCATGTGGGAGACAAGAAGCCCCCGGAGTCGG ACATCATCATGATGGAAGACCTGCCTGGCCTGCCTCcaggcccagctcccagcccagcccccagccccatggTAGCCCCAGACCCAGCCCCAGATGCCTACCGCCCGGTGGGCCTGACCAAGGCTGTGCTGTCCCTGCACACGCAGAAGGAGGAGCAGGCCTTCCTCAGCCGCTTCCGTGACCTCAGCAGGCTGCGTGGACTCAAGGGCTCCTCCACgactccctcagcccctg GCTGCCACCATGGCCCTGCACCCCCTGGCCGCCGACACCACTGCCGATCCAAAGCCAAGCGCTCACGCCACCACCAGACCCCCAGGGCTGAAGCCCCCTGCTATgtttcccacccctctcctgtGCCCCCTTCTGCCCCTTGGCCCCCACCACCGACCACCACACCCTTCCCAGCTGTGGTCCAGCCCTACTCCCTCCCAGTGTTCTCCCCCAGAGGAGGCCCCCAgtctcttcctcctgcccccacctctgtGCCTCCTGCAGCTTTCCCTGCCCCTCTGGTGACCCCAATGGTGGCCTTGGTGCTCCCTAACTATCTGTTCCCTACCCCATCCAGCTATCCCTATGGGGTATCCCCGGCCCCCGCCGAGGGGCCTCTCActcctgcctcccactccccTTCTCCACCCCTGCCTGCACTGCCgcccagccctccccactgcccGGACTCTCCACTCTTCAACTCGAGGTGTAGCTCCCCGCTCCAGCTAAATCTGCTGCAGCTTGAGGAGCCCCCCCGTGTTGAGGGGGGTGCTGTCACAGGGGGCCCTGGGAGCAGTGCTGGGCCTCCGCCTCCCAGTGAGGAGGCTGCTGAGCCAGATGCCAGACTG gtGGAGGTAACTGAGTCCTCCAACCAGGATGCGCTCTCGGGCTCCAGCGATCTGCTGGAGTTGCTGCTGCAGGAGGATTCTCGCTCTGGCACAGGCTCTGCTGCCTCGGGCTCTTTGGGCTCTGGCTTGGGCTCAGGATCTGGGGCAGGCTCCCATGAGGGGGGCAGCACCTCAGCTAGCATCACAC GCAGCAGTCAGAGCAGCCACACAAGCAAATACTTCGGAAGCATCGATTCTTCCGAGGCGGAGGCTGGGGCTGCCCAGGCCAGGGCTGAGCCTGGGGACCAGGTCATTAAGTACGTGCTCCAAGATCCCATCTGGCTGCTCATGGCCAATGCTGACCAGCATGTCATGATGACCTACCAGGTGCCCTCCAG GGACGTAGCCTCTGTGCTGAAGCAGGATCGGGAGCGTCTCCGGGCCATGCAGAAGCAGCAGCCTCGGTTCTCGGAGGACCAGCGGAGGGAACTGGGTGCTGTGCACTCCTGGGTCCGGAAGGGCCAGCTGCCTCGGGCCCTTGATGTGATG GCCTGTGTGGACTGCGGTAGTAGCACCCAAGACCCTGGCCACCCTGATGACCCACTCTTCTCAGAAATGGATGGACTGGGGCTGGAGCCCATGGAGGAGGGTGGAGGCGAGGGTGGTAgcggtgagggtgagggtggagaTGAGACCCTGGCCCAAACTGGGGCCAGGGTCTCGAGCTCTCAGGACCTGGCCATGGAGGAAGAGGAACAAGGTGGGAGCTCATTCAGTCCAGCCTTACTTGCCACAGAAAATGGCACCAGCTAG
- the PER1 gene encoding period circadian protein homolog 1 isoform X3 — protein sequence MSGPLEGADGGGDPRSEEPFCPGGSPSPRPPQHRPRPGPSLADDTDANSNGSSGNESNGPESRGASQRSSHSSSSGNGKDSALLETTESSKSTNSQSPSPPSSSIAYSLLSASSEQDNPSTSGCSSEQSARARTQKELMTALRELKLRLPPERRGKGRSGTLATLQYALACVKQVQANQEYYQQWSLEEGEPCAMDMSTYTLEELEHITSEYTLRNQDTFSVAVSFLTGRIVYISEQAGLLLRCKRDVFRGTRFSELLAPQDVGVFYGSTAPSRLPTWGTGASAGSGLKDFTQEKSVFCRIRGGPDRDPGPRYQPFRLTPYVTKIRVSDRAPAQPCCLLIAERIHSGYEAPRIPPDKRIFTTRHTPSCLFQDVDERAAPLLGYLPQDLLGAPVLLFLHPEDRPLMLAIHKKILQLAGQPFDHSPIRFCARNGEYVTMDTSWAGFVHPWSRKVAFVLGRHKVRTAPLNEDVFTPPAPSPALSLDPDIQELSEQIHRLLLQPVHSPSPTGLCGVGPVTSPGPLLSPGSSSDSNGDDAEGPGPPAPVTFQQICKDVHLVKHQGQQVFIESRARPLPRPRIPATGTFKAKTLPCQASDPELEVAPAPVQAPLALAPEEAERKEASSCSYQQINCLDSILRYLESCNIPSTTKRKCASSSSCTASSASDDDKQRPSPVSVGTKKDIIMMEDLPGLPPGPAPSPAPSPMVAPDPAPDAYRPVGLTKAVLSLHTQKEEQAFLSRFRDLSRLRGLKGSSTTPSAPGCHHGPAPPGRRHHCRSKAKRSRHHQTPRAEAPCYVSHPSPVPPSAPWPPPPTTTPFPAVVQPYSLPVFSPRGGPQSLPPAPTSVPPAAFPAPLVTPMVALVLPNYLFPTPSSYPYGVSPAPAEGPLTPASHSPSPPLPALPPSPPHCPDSPLFNSRCSSPLQLNLLQLEEPPRVEGGAVTGGPGSSAGPPPPSEEAAEPDARLVEVTESSNQDALSGSSDLLELLLQEDSRSGTGSAASGSLGSGLGSGSGAGSHEGGSTSASITRSSQSSHTSKYFGSIDSSEAEAGAAQARAEPGDQVIKYVLQDPIWLLMANADQHVMMTYQVPSRDVASVLKQDRERLRAMQKQQPRFSEDQRRELGAVHSWVRKGQLPRALDVMACVDCGSSTQDPGHPDDPLFSEMDGLGLEPMEEGGGEGGSGEGEGGDETLAQTGARVSSSQDLAMEEEEQGGSSFSPALLATENGTS from the exons ATGAGCGGCCCCCTAGAAGGGGCTGATGGGGGAGGGGACCCCAGGTCGGAGGAACCCTTTTGTCCCGGAGGCTCCCCATCCCCTCGGCCTCCACAGCATCGACCTCGTCCTGGCCCCAGCCTGGCTGATGACACAGACGCCAACAGCAATGGCTCCAGCGGCAATGAGTCCAATGGGCCCGAGTCCAGAGGTGCATCTCAACGGAGCTCACATAGCTCCTCTTCCGGCAATGGCAAGGACTCGGCCCTGCTGGAGACCACTGAGAGCAGCAAGAG CACAAACTCTCAGAGCCCATCCCCACCCAGCAGTTCCATTGCCTACAGCCTCTTGAGTGCCAGCTCAGAGCAGGATAACCCGTCTACCAGTGGCTGCAG CAGTGAACAGTCAGCCAGGGCAAGGACCCAGAAGGAACTCATGACGGCACTGCGGGAGCTCAAGCTTCGGCTGCCACCAGAGCGCAGGGGCAAGGGCCGCTCTGGGACCCTGGCCACGCTACAGTACGCACTGGCCTGTGTCAAGCAGGTGCAGG CCAACCAGGAATACTACCAGCAATGGAGCCTGGAGGAGGGTGAGCCTTGTGCCATGGACATGTCCACCTACACTCTGGAGGAGCTGGAGCACATCACATCTGAATACACGCTTCGCAACCAG GATACCTTCTCCGTGGCTGTCTCCTTCCTGACAGGCCGCATCGTCTACATTTCTGAGCAGGCAGGGCTCCTGCTGCGTTGCAAGCGGGATGTGTTCCGAGGCACCCGCTTCTCAGAGCTCCTGGCTCCCCAGGACGTGGGCGTCTTCTATGGTTCCACTGCCCCATCTCGCCTGCCCACCTGGGGCACTGGGGCCTCGGCAG GTTCAGGCCTCAAGGACTTCACCCAGGAGAAGTCTGTCTTCTGCCGTATCAG agGAGGTCCTGACCGGGATCCAGGGCCTCGATACCAACCATTCCGCCTAACCCCGTATGTGACCAAGATCCGGGTCTCGGACAGGGCCCCCGCACAGCCGTGCTGCCTGCTCATTGCAGAGCGCATCCACTCTGGTTACGAAG CTCCTCGGATTCCCCCCGACAAGAGGATCTTCACCACACGGCACACGCCTAGCTGCCTCTTCCAGGATGTGGATGAAAG GGCTGCCCCACTGCTGGGATACCTCCCCCAGGACCTCCTGGGGGCCCCAGTGCTCCTTTTCCTGCATCCTGAGGACCGACCCCTCATGCTGGCCATCCATAAGAAGA TCCTGCAGCTGGCTGGCCAGCCCTTTGACCACTCCCCTATCCGCTTCTGCGCCCGTAATGGGGAGTATGTCACCATGGATACCAGCTGGGCTGGCTTTGTGCATCCCTGGAGCCGTAAGGTGGCCTTTGTGTTGGGCCGTCACAAAGTACGCAC GGCACCCCTGAACGAGGATGTGTtcacccccccagcccccagccccgctcTGTCCCTGGACCCTGACATCCAGGAGCTCTCCGAGCAGATCCACCGGCTGCTATTACAG CCTGtgcacagccccagccccacagggCTCTGTGGAGTCGGCCCTGTGACTTCCCCAGGCCCTCTCCTCAGCCCTGGCTCCTCCAGTGACAGCAATGGAGATGATGCTGAGGGACCTGGGCCTCCTGCCCCG GTGACTTTCCAGCAGATCTGTAAGGATGTGCATCTGGTGAAGCATCAGGGGCAGCAGGTTTTTATTGAGTCCCGGGCCAGGCCTCTGCCCCGGCCCCGCATCCCTG CTACAGGTACATTCAAGGCTAAGACCCTTCCTTGCCAAGCCTCAGACCCAGAGTTGGAGGTGGCCCCTGCTCCAGTCCAGGCCCCACTAGCCTTGGCCCCTGAGGAGGCTGAGAGGAAAGAAGCCTCCAGTTGCTCCTACCAGCAGATCAACTGCCTGGACAGCATCCTCAG GTACCTGGAAAGCTGCAACATCCCCAGCACGACCAAGCGCAAAtgcgcctcctcctcctcctgcaccgCCTCTTCAGCCTCCGATGACGACAAGCAGAGACCAAGCCCTGTCTCTGTGGGGACCAAGAAAG ACATCATCATGATGGAAGACCTGCCTGGCCTGCCTCcaggcccagctcccagcccagcccccagccccatggTAGCCCCAGACCCAGCCCCAGATGCCTACCGCCCGGTGGGCCTGACCAAGGCTGTGCTGTCCCTGCACACGCAGAAGGAGGAGCAGGCCTTCCTCAGCCGCTTCCGTGACCTCAGCAGGCTGCGTGGACTCAAGGGCTCCTCCACgactccctcagcccctg GCTGCCACCATGGCCCTGCACCCCCTGGCCGCCGACACCACTGCCGATCCAAAGCCAAGCGCTCACGCCACCACCAGACCCCCAGGGCTGAAGCCCCCTGCTATgtttcccacccctctcctgtGCCCCCTTCTGCCCCTTGGCCCCCACCACCGACCACCACACCCTTCCCAGCTGTGGTCCAGCCCTACTCCCTCCCAGTGTTCTCCCCCAGAGGAGGCCCCCAgtctcttcctcctgcccccacctctgtGCCTCCTGCAGCTTTCCCTGCCCCTCTGGTGACCCCAATGGTGGCCTTGGTGCTCCCTAACTATCTGTTCCCTACCCCATCCAGCTATCCCTATGGGGTATCCCCGGCCCCCGCCGAGGGGCCTCTCActcctgcctcccactccccTTCTCCACCCCTGCCTGCACTGCCgcccagccctccccactgcccGGACTCTCCACTCTTCAACTCGAGGTGTAGCTCCCCGCTCCAGCTAAATCTGCTGCAGCTTGAGGAGCCCCCCCGTGTTGAGGGGGGTGCTGTCACAGGGGGCCCTGGGAGCAGTGCTGGGCCTCCGCCTCCCAGTGAGGAGGCTGCTGAGCCAGATGCCAGACTG gtGGAGGTAACTGAGTCCTCCAACCAGGATGCGCTCTCGGGCTCCAGCGATCTGCTGGAGTTGCTGCTGCAGGAGGATTCTCGCTCTGGCACAGGCTCTGCTGCCTCGGGCTCTTTGGGCTCTGGCTTGGGCTCAGGATCTGGGGCAGGCTCCCATGAGGGGGGCAGCACCTCAGCTAGCATCACAC GCAGCAGTCAGAGCAGCCACACAAGCAAATACTTCGGAAGCATCGATTCTTCCGAGGCGGAGGCTGGGGCTGCCCAGGCCAGGGCTGAGCCTGGGGACCAGGTCATTAAGTACGTGCTCCAAGATCCCATCTGGCTGCTCATGGCCAATGCTGACCAGCATGTCATGATGACCTACCAGGTGCCCTCCAG GGACGTAGCCTCTGTGCTGAAGCAGGATCGGGAGCGTCTCCGGGCCATGCAGAAGCAGCAGCCTCGGTTCTCGGAGGACCAGCGGAGGGAACTGGGTGCTGTGCACTCCTGGGTCCGGAAGGGCCAGCTGCCTCGGGCCCTTGATGTGATG GCCTGTGTGGACTGCGGTAGTAGCACCCAAGACCCTGGCCACCCTGATGACCCACTCTTCTCAGAAATGGATGGACTGGGGCTGGAGCCCATGGAGGAGGGTGGAGGCGAGGGTGGTAgcggtgagggtgagggtggagaTGAGACCCTGGCCCAAACTGGGGCCAGGGTCTCGAGCTCTCAGGACCTGGCCATGGAGGAAGAGGAACAAGGTGGGAGCTCATTCAGTCCAGCCTTACTTGCCACAGAAAATGGCACCAGCTAG